Genomic window (Zingiber officinale cultivar Zhangliang chromosome 2B, Zo_v1.1, whole genome shotgun sequence):
ATCTTCATCTCCGACAATGACTCTTGTGGTGGTGGTTCTGATGATGACGCTCGCCGCTACCTGCGCTTCCTTCTGGCTCCCGCTCTCTGCTCCACCGCCGATCACAGAGCCATTCGATGCCTCGAAGCCTCCAAAGTCACCGCCGATCACAGAGCTGCCACAGCTGCCGCTTCCACCTCCACCACCCACCATGATGTCACCACTCACGGCCTCCAAAGAGCCCTTCAAGGCCACCAAGCCTgcaaagtctgctccatagttgCCCCCAAAGCTGTCGTCTCCACCGATTGTGCCGCTGCCGATTTAGCTGCCACCGCTGCCGCTTCCACCATCCCCACCCTCCTGTGACCTGTGACCTGTGAACCTTGTGAATTCATCCCTTTCTAGCTAGTAAATAATGTTAGGGATGATGTTTATCTAGTCCAGTTTAATGAAATTATGAGGTTTTTCAACTAAAAAAAATGCGCTGTGCAAGGTTATTAAACGACTGTGCTATACAGTATATTGATATGTCGACAGCAAAGGGGGACAAATATGATTCACTAAACATGATATCTGCCTCATTGTAGaatatttaactttaaacttgAAAAACTTGCACAGATCTTTTAAAAATAGTTGTAAGTCGCTAAGAACTTACTAAGTTCTACGAGGAACAGAGACCATGAATGAGGCTTCAAGGGCTtctttataattttctttatctATATTAATAAAcatgagagttttaattaaatcctatacaagaaaaaaaaagaaaaaaaaaaagacaaagacAAAGTGTGAATAATCAAAATATCTGCACATATTTTAATTAACATAGTGAATTCAAgggattataaatattttatttgaatgaAGCTAGTAGATTGTCATTTCATTTTTAGTTTTACAAGGCCAATTATAGATATTGCTCTAGTTTTCTTCTGTATGAATGACTGTTGTACAAGTTGTTCCGGGTTCAGTTTCAATTGAActtgaaaatataaattaaaatgtttttaattaaaatattcaaGTTTTTGTTAGTGTTTGATCGTCGGTTGATCATTGCAAACAACTTACCTCTATAGAATGAGAAATTATGACTAGGATATGGGAAGAATAAGACATATGTTTGAGCCATGACAGTAGATACATATTATATGAGGTCATTCATTACtcattagaaaaaataatccAATTGTTTTAGTTTGACCTTTTAATTCAAGTATGCATCTTCCTGGCCTATGTTTAAACAAATGCTCGTAGATATCAATTATTTAATAAATCATTTATGTATTTAATGTTTTTAAGTTTAATGCATGATATATATAGTGTATAAAGAGTCCTTTACTAGATGCATTGTGGGGAGGGTCTTCAGCTTAATTTGGTCGGTATTAATTAGTAATCAACTTAACCAGGTGCACTTTCTAAATTAAACCACTAAGAGTGGTATTTGGCCCCCCTTCAACATCTCTCTATCTCAAGGGATGCGAGCCTTTAATCCAATTTCTATGCAGAGATAATGACAGTTTTATCAGGCAGTAATTAATTTCCAACTAATTTAGTGCTTAACAAACCCTTTAAATGAGCTCATTGTTGCTGGGCTCTtgcatattttatttggataaatgTATCTATACCgtttatttttctcttctcatcttctttgcAAAGTTTCTCTTTATCATGCGTTCGCTTCTTGCTTACATTCACTGCCATTAACCTTCGCCACCTCTCTTTTCTTGGACCTTCAGGACCCTCATCCTCCTCCTCTCATTTATGTCCCTAGTTACTATCGATCTTTGCGGCCACCTTGAGTGATCCGTTGTTTGCTTGAGTATTTCGGTAAGTTCTAGTATTGAAGCACCTATTTTGAGCTactactccttttcttcttcagttTTTTTGTAGTAGTGCTTGGCACCATTGGTCGATCTGGAAACTTAACTGTTTTTGGAAGTGTATGTATTTTTTGCCTTTCCTTTTTCTTGAATTAGCACTacaagcaaaaaataaaaaacaaggtGGGTCCTTTTGATGCTTCCACCTTCTTGCGAGTAAGATCTCATAGATTCTGCTAGAAGGCAGCGAACGGGGACGagagtggaggaggagagggaccaaagtatatgatttttaaaatgaggtAAGAAACTAGATTAGATTCGGTGGTCTTCCAGCTTACACCTACTCGTACCAGGTATGACGCCAAATCCCTATCAACGCCTCTATTTCTTGTTCGATACTGAGGGATAGATCGAGGGATTTATATAGAAAGACTAGATGCCCGAGAGTGTGAAAAATTGAGATCTTGTAAGGTATTATTGTTTCTATGACGTAGAGATTTGAACCAAAAAAGTGATATCTAAAGATTTGATAATGGATGCATTTTATTTCCAGGTGGAAGACTACTTTGATGCCGGAATATTACTTAATACAATACGTTTTATAAACAGACTGAGAGAACTCTTCTTGATCAAGATTGACGCTTTTCTATTTTTCACGTGCAATGGGTAAGAATTGAACTGTGATTTATTGATTGATGATGATAGTGGTGTTTCCTTTTCCAACTAGCTGGTATGAGTATGatatcattttgatttgtgtgcatGCCTCTGCTGTAGACATTTCTAATAAACTTACATATACTGAAGTTTGGTATACCGAATTTCTTTATATTAAAACTTCGGTATATCGAAGATTTGGTGTATCAAGTGTCGGTATACTAAGTTCGCTAAATTGAAATTCTTAATATTGGTATACCAAACTTTGGTATACCGAAGTTTTGGTGTACCAAATGTTGGAATACCAAATTTCAGTATAGGTATACTGAGTAATGGAAGAGGTGGACTACCTCTGGAAGAAGATAGTGGAAgaatttgatattattttttaatcattaATATTTAGACAATGGCTATTGAGCCCCTCATTTTAGAACTAACAGATTTTATCATCTGTATAATATCCCTGTCTTTTTTACGAGGGTAACTGTTCACATGGGGGATGTTGGCGTCGGCTCACAAGCTACATGTACTACCCCTCTTCTTCTTTATACGCTCCTCCCACTAGCTAGTAATCTTCATCTTCGACAATGGCTCTTGTGGTGGTGGTTCTGATGATGATGCTCGCCGCTACCTACACTTCCTTCTGGCTTCCGCTCTCTGCTCCACCGCTGATCACAGAGCCATTCGACGCCTCGAAGCCTCCAAAGTCACCGCCGATCACAGAGCTGCCACACCTGCCGCTTCCACCTCCACCACCCACCTTGCAGTCACCACTCACGCCCTCCAATGAGCCCTTCAAGGCCCTCAAGCCCTCAAAGTCGGCTCCAAAGTTGCCCTCAAAGCCGTCATCACCACCGATTGAGCTGCCGCCGATTGAGCTTCTGCCGATTCAGCAGCCACCGCAGCCGCTTCGACAACCCCCACCTCCCCTGTGACATGTGACCTGTCACCTATGAACCTTGTGAATTCATCCCTTTCTAGCTAGTAAATAATGTTAGGGATGATGTTTATCTAATCCAGTTTAATGAAATTATGAGGTTTTCAACAAAAAAAATGCACTGTGCAAGGTTATTAAATGACTATGCTAGACAGTATATTGATACGTCGACAGCAAAGTGGGACAAATATGATTCACTAAACATGATATCTGTCCCATTGTAGAATATTTAACTATAAACTTAAAAACTTGCACAgatcttttaaaaatatatgtAAGTCACTAAGAACTTACATAGTTCTACAAGAAACAGAAACCTTGAATGAGGCTTCAAGGGCTTCTTTATAATTTTCTTCATCTTAATTAATAAGCATGTGAGTTTTAATTAAATCATATactagaaaagaaaagaaaaaaaaaagacaaagacAAAGTGTGAATAAACAAAATATCTGCACATATTTTAATTAACGTAGTGAATTCAAgggattataaatattttatttgaatgaAACTAGTGAAAATTTGAGATCTTGTAAGGTATTATTGTTTCTATGATGTGGAGATTTGAACCAAAAAAGTGATATCTTTAGATTTGATAATGGATGCATTTTATTTTCTGGTGGAAGACTACTTTGATGCCGGAATTACTTAATACAATATGTTTCATAAAGAGACTGAGAGTACTTTTCTCGATCAAGATTGAAGCTTTCCTGTTTTTCATGTGCAAAAGATAAGAATTGAACTGTGATTTTTTTGATTTGGTGATGGTAGTGGTGTTTCCTTTTCCAACTAGCTGGTACGAGTGTGatatcattttgatttgtgtgcatGCCTCTGCTGTAGACACTTCTAATAAACTTACGTATACTGAAGTTTGATATACCGAATTTCTTTATACtaaaactgttggttgctactcggaaaacctataggttccactgtacaaaaaattttgtacaaagatctgaaccttttcctagctaccatgtgttcttttaaattaaattttggatcgcctgtggaacttaacacgtttgatccaaaacttaatctatttgttcttttaggttttgacttggatctcctgcggaacttaacacgttcgacccaagtctccttaagttattaattacattaaatattaatttccataaaaggttcccagtactgacgtggcgaggcacatggccttcttggatatgggagcaaccaccaccgactagacaaaacctttaatagaaagctaatatttaatttcctaaaataactttaggttaacctgTCACGCctccagaagagtccctgtccgagaaaatttcggcagcatctcccctgtacggcggacaatcaaaattttctacaagcactaaatactcagccacagacggctggaataataacagtaatgaaaatcaatcaccacgcagtttatatatatatattcagcctctggctgacacaaccacgcagtaataatactctgactcgaaatcaaccctactcaactacactcgtaaagcccaaatccgattttttttcttacctcttctgccgttcaggcaggcatgtagtagagtaaatccaaatcatacgaaaagttcatccaacggaaagattccatacaatatccatatgtaagtccaaaacaaaactaaaataaagtctgatagcgaaaagctaaaatgaaacaactcaaaaaccagcagcggagtagcactacgtgccgtggggactagcgactggaactccctccgacagcatcaacccgaaaataacaacaatggaggcggggtgagtccaacactcggtgcagttgatatgcaaagtaaagaaacaacacctagcactaatcatgcgtgcaGTCTCGATAAAaaaataagaatgcatctgaaataaacagaagaatactgtactaaccaggtcctgagtataaggtcaaacagtccgagggataaggaaattctgtatgcatgtcaaacataggtatccaaacaatatgcaacatataaatgcagcaaacacaaacacaagcaataaatacatcatgcatatgatgccaatgatgcgtcctggtcacccctgacgcgagtcgatcatctcatacaaaagtgaggccgagtgggtagggctgtgacaaccgtgcactctgtcgtcactactcctgatgagtgaccgagtggacgggatgctgtcggagtacacctatcctcctaccccaaatcatagatgggggagcgcaatgctctcatctcccggtactcaaagacggggaggaatccctgccggataacacgttgtgtcacactacccatgagcggaccaacggtgcctaacagagtccctgctgcaacacactcagcctgaatcgaccactaacccatgagtggtggtgtgtgcagatccatgtaactggcgatgtgctcaacaataatggagcggactatcgcacagcatgcaatcatgcaaatgatgcatggcaataaccatataaacatcctgacctaatccatatatatagaaaagtgcaccctaggtcaacgaatcatatcgaatcaaaggtacacagaaggtataaaacctaggtcctgaacatggtcaagcatggcatatcactacccctataagcatgtacaaacaggtaaaatatacctgagatgcaaaaccaatcaatcaatcaagcatgtaagatttgggtagtgattaaccgaaacagataagaaacacaattaatgcaacatgttaatttaattactaagcatatcaaatgacataagtcaaaagtacccgcctccgaaaatagaaaggtccaatctgactccgagatactcgtctcgcgtcaaagtcctgtaataccaaacatatacgaattatttagctaaattcctataaatagctaaataaattctttaaccctaaattagggcaaaaaccctaattccAAAAACACAAACCTATTTCAAATTCATCATCATAATAATCCAATTCCAACCTAATTCAATGTATTTACCAAATCTAACAATCATCTACATCATGCATCAAatccctactccttacctcaattcgtatgtatcactgttgatccaAAATCAAAGACGTTGGCTGCTGAAACAAGATCAGAGCCGCTGCTGGGGATCACAAAGTTACTGCCCAAACAACACATGTTATGATAATACACTGCATCAACATCTCAAGATTgcaagatgaatcaaattgaagcccAACATTTCATACCTAAATCTCAACTCTGTATCAGCAGTCCCTTCCCAACCAAACCACACCAATCCGTGACCTCCAAAATCACACAGAACTCGGCTGATCCTGATGGCCGGCGGCAGTGTGGTACCAAGACAACGACACCAGGAaaactagggcagaggagaagagatgaaAGTGAGGCTCGGCAGATTCAGGGCAAGGAGCTTGGTCGGCtgtggcccaaatctagggcaGAGGGCGTCCGAGAAGAATCGGCTGGAAAAAAATCTCGAaatggaggaagaggagagatgGCCGGCACTGCTCGGCGTCGGTGGAAACACTAGGGCAATGGCCGGCACTGCTCGGCGTCGGCGGAGAAGAGGAAATCTTCTGTGGGTGTCGGCGCGTCGACAAGGAGACTAGGGCACAGCCGACGGCTTGACCAGCAGTGGCTCGCGCTCGTCGGCGCTTGGGCAGACTCcgggaggaagaaaccgccggaccggcggttagggcacggcgtcgggaagaagaagggaagagttGCGGGGATGGCTTGGGTtcggcgaggtgaggaataagaagaggaaataaggaaataaaaagaaacaaaagaaaaggaaatgtaaatataaacatttcctcgcttaaacgaggtagactaaacaggcttttccgggccccgtttttatccccgttaactcgtccgtacgaactccgaaaaatccccgaaaaatgtccaaaaattctggaaaattcccttattcatattcgcctatttccggtattttacattctcccccactaataaaaatttggtccccaaatttcgttatctaccatcagcaagtaccaacaacagatttagagtataaatgctgaacggtaatttaaatcacatcctcaagtgaaaagatgggggtatcaagctcggatggtatcctcgagctcccaagtagcctcctcgtctgaatgatgctgccatccgactttaaccagccggatagtcttgttccgcaactgacgctctttccggtcgagaatccgtaccagaacctcctcatatgtaatgtcaggctgaactggaactggaatatcttcCAACACATgggtcgggtcgggcacgtatctcctcagcgtagatacgtggaatacggcgtgaacgcctgccaaggacgacaatagtgccaaccgataagctactgctccaatcctttccgaaaTCTCAAAAGGGCCAAtttaccgcggagctagcttacctctgaggccaaatctcttcacccctttcatggtgaaactcgcagaaatacctggtcgcaaatggagaaccctaagggtctccgactccggtcagcataacacttctggcagtcttatgcgtctgacatcctctgtccgataatatggaccactttgcctcacgttgagctctatgaggtctcaacaactgggtctctcggattctcttcctgatcgacgactgagcaaccatcgtaacaagaataccatgctctgtctgtccctgctcctcaatgtctaactcagagaaatcctgaatcaaatctgtgaccacaactcagtggcaagctaaagtccctctggacttctggctaagtgcatcgacaaccacattagcttttcccaggtgatagctaatggtacaatcataatccttcaggaactccatctatctcctcggtcgaagattaagttccttctgagtgaaacagatatttgagactccgatggtcagtgagaatctcaatgtaatatcatacaggtactgccgccaaatcttcgggcaaaaataatagcagtcaactccagatcatgaactgagtattttcttctcaggctcccccAACTATCAAGAAGTATATAAGAATACTCAACCGTGCTGCaacagaacagcacccataccctgtagaaacgtgtcggtgtagaggacaaaattcgtcctcttccgaaggtaaaaaccaaaaatcaaagtcGACACtcgtctccgcttcagctcctagaagctgatcttgaaatcctcagtctaaataaacttcacgcctttcatggtcaggcgtgtaagtgacatagcaatccgtgagaaaccctcaacgtatctccggaaatatcggccaaacaaaggaggttacaagcctcttctattgactccgtctactcccgacggtaacaatctcgatctcatgtggaaccacagtatacttctattggtgaccgtgtggctcaaacatctcacataaaacaatccaaaccagcactactgataatcacatatagatgttctcgtcgaatcatctctagatctatgcaaaggtagtgtacgtgactcacctcggatccgtaataggtcacaacatcgtccacaaagataatggaaacccatccaaacatcctcgacataccaggatcatcgagtccctgaaaacatctaaggcactgtaagcctatatgacaaaaatcaagacacataatgtccgtatcacagacattcctatccataagatctccaataataaatcgaaaaaaaatatgatcatcaataacataaatcaccaaagaataaatcctccagggtgagagcagcgctccatcacaggaaacaccacatatgtgggagcaacgctctaccacaagaaatcctcaatatgtgggagcaacactccaccacaaataatctgaaatatgtatctgcaataaatataggagcaatgctccgctaccagcaatccgtgatatgtgggagcaacgctcaccacaaaataatacataagtaccccaaggcacctaactatccagctagagattgtacaagatctctctaccacaaatcactgtggttagcctaggctataactacctagtaactaatcaaatccatcatcaactctatcaacatcctagtgggtcatccactgataggaaaattagttgatgggttaatccaacaaacgacataatgcagtcactccacattctgcattcagtataagtagaatcatcatactgctaccaataatacacctagcacacatgctcacacaacatatgtatgatcaacaaaaaccTCCAATTATTACACACCAAAcctactcacaacataggtataaatcatcgtgatatctccaacaatgcataccgaacccgtgtgcaaaatcaacataggtaaaatcaacaatacacctcaaacagcactcacataacatatagtataaccaacatatgcttccaataaaacatacaaacccaggtgcactcacaaatcaaaaagatacctcaaataccacaccaaacacatatatacatatcataactcagattaaatcgacaaatgcctccatcaaaacaccaccgatgtacttatactacatctcggatttaatcaacaagacatcttcaataatacctcccgatacatacaccgaactacatagctatgatccataagaaacctacaaaccatatcagaacatggatacatatactatttGCAAATCGACAGTCTTCCACAAGACTCTTACAACACACAACAATCAAAattacatgcaacatagacatgtaaaatgagcataccagctcaatcaaagagaccaaccttatgctaccaacactcatggattACGGGTACATCTAAACAagattcatgcatatgtatcaagcatgaatacatcactcAAAAGTAACCCAAAATAAagtagcctaatcatccagtaacaaccctgctctaagttcaaaggaactagtatcggacaagaaaggtATACACACcctggtataacattgcaagtcaatgccATATGCTactaagactatatctaatgggaagattttatcatcataaatccaaatgtactctcccagtatacactagtaacgattgtatcccataggTGTTAaacaattagctctacacttccttacaccagcggggtcacatatcccaacgcaccctctaagttatcccaccaagtatatacagtccacggttaaagtcttcatggaataggatacatcgatccgctataaactatccaagccgacaatgatatacggctgaatctgtcctttccacgtcagtacaaagcatgtactcaaatgtgctctagatacataactaagcacaaacaacctaaaagttcaaacctctaaaaatagagtatgacaatcctctactgatcaaccaacaaaactaaatcattcatctactaactaatcaagaataccttaatcctccacaagcaactaaggtatatcaaaccacgatcaaatggtatactacattatcaaataactaaatcagttcatgggtcaattcaacactaatacatcatctcaaactagagaatgtcaatccacataatatcatatgaataaatgtgtacgacccaaaagaaaaaactagaattcaatatcatcgagacaccctcatttttttttttatcctcaaaaatatcagcccagtaatatcagatgaataagtctctactctccatgagggtaagttagcattcaaaacatcaaatcattatttatccacatagttcaatatcagatgaaacaaatatcaattttatcatcctgttaactaaccaaaattaaccagatttattaaaatctcataggcacattcaaccgtaaactctccagcacccaatttataatctgatcaccaaccataatcatcaaacctgtgaatatcataaatgacactcactatgtcaccatcaatgacaacccaaatataaatcatcaaaatagttatccactaatagatcatcaaaacaaatatctagtaattgatcatcagacaaccacataacatttactctcataaatcattagaaatcaacatatcataatatctgatctcacaatatcctcaacctcaaatcattctcaacaatgatcaaacatggtaaccccaatgatcaatttccatcgtacctggtaccctaatatccaaaagatatgagtataaaactctcctggctaagtcaacagaaatatgtaggtatcatccactacccagctaacaatagcagaggctagtatgtgcctccatctcctacgagtagtaacagaagctaacactactgatggtatga
Coding sequences:
- the LOC122048040 gene encoding gibberellin-regulated protein 14-like — encoded protein: MALVVVVLMMMLAATYTSFWLPLSAPPLITEPFDASKPPKSPPITELPHLPLPPPPPTLQSPLTPSNEPFKALKPSKSAPKLPSKPSSPPIELPPIELLPIQQPPQPLRQPPPPL